The segment GCGACGGCTCCCGCCTGGGCGTGGACCACCGGGACAAGCTCAAGGAGCTCCAGACGAACTGGAGTATGACGCTCGCCACCGCGACCCATTCCACGAGCCCCGAGATGGAGCAGTGGAAGGCCGACGTCATCAAGGCCGGCACCGAGCCGATCCAGACGCGCGGCACCAGCCCCTACGGCTTCCAGGTCATGAGCAACCTGCTGCGGGTCGGCGACTACGACGACAAGTTCCTGAAGGACTACGGCAACGGACTCGTCGTCGCCGAGCGGAAGATGACCCACGACGGGGCCCTGCCCCCGGGCCGCGCCTGGCAGCAGATGGGCGGCCAGCCGAGCCATCTGAACTGGCTGGGCGGCGACCTCGGCAAGGACCCGATGATCGGCTTCATGGAGGGCCTCGGGCACAACCCGAAGGCGTCCACGGAGTTCTTCAACAGCGACATCGACCTCACGCCCGAGAACAGCAAGGACAACAAGAAGCTCGACCCGTTCGACTACTTCTCCAAGGACCGCCAGTGGCCCGAGGAGCTGAACGACAAGGGCAACATGACGAAGGAGCCCGGCTACAACGCGCTGGGCCACGCCCTGGAGTCCGCGACCACCGGCCATCCGTACGACGCCGAGGCCGAGGGCCTCAAGGACGTGCGGACCAAGGAGAACGCGGAGGTCATGCAGAAGGTCCTGGAGCGGTACGGCAGCGACCCGAAGTACATGCACGAGCAGCCGGGCATCGACGACAGCCTGGGCAAGATGGGCGCCGCCTACATCGACGAGCTGAACCGCTCCCTGGAGACGGACAGCGACACGACGATGGAGGAGAAGACCAACTCCCCCTTCGGCAACAACGACGACAAGGGCAAGTCCCGCTTCGGCCCCGAGTTCGACACCGGGCTGCTGTTCAACCGCGGCGACACCGTCAACTTCATGGGCATCGTCTCGCAGAGCGAGAGCGGACACGCCACGCTGTCGGCGGCCGAGACGCTGTACACGACGAGCGTCCTCGACCAGGTCGGCCCGAAGCCCGGAACCCCGTTCGACGAGCGGGACCTCACCGACGCGCGGACGACGCTGCGCATCGGGTCGGAGGCGCAGGGAATCATGGACGAGTCCCGCATGGCGCAGATCGACAAGGACTACGAGAAGGACTCCGAGGAGCACAAGAAGGCCGTCGGCAGGACCACCGAATGGGTCAAGTTCGGTGTGGGCGCGGTCGCGGCGGGCGGTGTCGTGGCCCTGACCGGTGGCGCCGGTGGCGTCCTCGTCCCGCTGGCCGCCGAGACGGTGGGCGGTGCCGTGACGACCTTCATCGGGATGGAGGCCGACGACATCGGGGAGAAGTACGAGAAGGACGAGATGCTCAAGAAGAAGTCGGACGACCTCAAGGACGAGGCGCTGGCCATGGGCAAGGAGAACTCGCTTCGACCCGGTATCGCCTACGCCAACGCGCCCGGCTGGAGCGAGAAGGACCGCAACTACCTCGACGAGACGCTCGTCGACTACGTTCGGGACGCACGCCTGCACGCCCGGGACAACTCGCTCCCCGACCCGTACGAGAAGAAGTGACGTTCATGAGGTCCGCGCTGGGAAGGATCGGGGTGGCCGCCGTCGCGGCCGCCCTCCTCACGAGCTGCTCCGGCGGCGACGGTGGGGACGCCACGAAGGAACCGGAGGGCCTGGCGGCGGCCGAGGTCTGCCGGGGCTTCGCGAAGGACGCCGCTGTCACGGCGGCGCTCAAGACGGCCACCGACAGTGAGCGTTTCCACGACGGCCTGTCGGCGTCCCAGCCGGACAAGGCCCTCGACCTCCTGCGGGACGCGACCCGCGCGCCGCTGTCCGACTCCTACCGGCCGCAGCCGAGGCCGTACTGCAAGATCTGGCGCGTCGGGGACATCGACAAGGACCTCAAGATCGAACTGAGCCCGGCGTCCAAGGCCCCGGGGATGGACCCGGAGCTGCTCAAGAAGGTGACCCTCTACACCTCGGGCGCGCTGGCCTACTCGTCCTCGGGGCTGGGCAACGTCTACTTCTCCTGCGATCTCAAGGAGCCTGCCCACGACTTCGTCGTCGAGACGACGATCTGGGGCCCCGCGGGCATCCCGGACGCGGACCTGGAACAGCGGACGCGGCTGATCACGCTCGCCAACGCCGCGGCCCGGCAGGTCTCGGCGGAGCTGGGCTGCCAGGGAGACGAGCTGGCGACCGGGGTACCGAAGGCCATCCCGGCCACCTCATCCGCTCCGTCCTCCTGACCAGGCCGCTCGATACGGGCCGGCGTCCTCGGAGCCGTCCTTCCGGCCGCATCCCTCGTACGGGGTGCGGTCGGCCGCACCATGGGGCCCGGCAGCGCCGCCGCCCGGCACGTCGCCGACGAGCCGGCTGCGCGGGCACCGGGCCCGGTGGAGTCCGCTACACCCCGTACACCGGCATCGCCGCGATCTGGCCCGCGCGGGAGATGAAGACGCGGTTACCGCCGCCCGCCAGCTGGTAGGAGCCCGCGCCCTCCATCTGCGTCGTGAAGAGGAGGTCGCCCGACACCTTGTGGATGACCTCGACGCGGTCCTCAAGGCCGTGGACCCAGACCGTCGTTCCCTGCACTGCCGGAGGGGTGATGGGATCGGCGGAGCGGCCGAAGCCGTCCAGGATTTTGGACCACTTCGAGTCCGGCGAGTGGAATTGCGGCATGGTGCCGAGGCGGTAGACGCCGTACTCCGCCACCGCGATCACGTGTTCCCCGTCCACGGCCGGGGAGCCGAAGCCCGGTTCCCCGGGCTCCGCGCCCAGGGCTTCGTCCTCCCACAGGAAGTCGCCGCGGTCGAGGCGGCGGGCCATGAGGCTGTGACCGCCCAGGTAGGCGATGTTGTTCTCGCCGACCGCGGGGGCCTGGCCGTCGGTGCCCTGGCCCTTGATGTACCAGTCCGTCTCGCCGTTCTCCGTGTAGAGCGCGGCGACATAGCCGTCCCTGCCGTGGATCACGAGCCGCTTCCTTCCCACGGCGGCCTTCGCCGGACCGTTGTGGGAGCGGGGCGAGGTCATCGGGCGGGACCATGTCGTCGCGAGGGTCCAGGCATTGAGCGCGCGGAGTTCGTTGTCCTTCGTCACCAGGTAGACATGGGTGTCGTCGGCGGCGAGGAGGTCGTCGACATCGCTGCCGGTCTGCCAGACGGGGGCGCCGGTGGAGGCGACGAAGGCCTTCAGGCCGCCCTCCTTGTCGACACCCACCACAAGCCGGTCGGCGACCGAGACGAAACCGGCGTCGGCGTCGACGTCCTTGGCCCGCCACCGCTCCTTCCCGTCCTTGACGGAGAGGGCGAGCAGACCGCCCATCTTCGCCTGCACGATCACCACGTCCCGTACCGGCAAGGGGAGTTCTCCCCCGGGCGCCGTCACGTCGAGCGGTCCCCACAGGGGCTTCGGGACCTGGCCCTGCTGGGTGTCGATGGCCGAGACGAACGCCGCTTCCGGGGTTGCCACGGCCGGCGGCACATCGGCGGTCGGTGACTTCGACTGCCCCTTCTCGCGGTTCAGCCACCACGCGCCCGCCCCGCCGGCCGTGCCCAGGACCGCCACGCCCACGGCCGCGCCGGTGAGGAAGCGGCGGCGGGACGGCGAGGAGGAGGGTGCGACGGTGTCCGCGGGTGCCGTCAGGCGCTTCGTGGCGGTCTCACGGCGCTTGATGTCCTCGGCGAGCGGGCCCTTGCGCCAGGCGCGGTCGGCGCCCTTGGGCGGGGCGAAGGCCTCCGCGACCTGCGGGGGCAGCGGGCGGTACGCCGGGTCCTTCGCCAGGCACGGCCCGATCAGCTCCTGGAGCTCCGGCGGCACCAGGCTCAGGTCCGGGGTGCCGTGCACGACCTCGTACTGGACGGCCGACACGTGGGCGCCGTCGAAGGTCCGCCGGCCGCTCGCCGCGTACGCGAGGACCGCGCCGAGAGAGAAGACGTCCGAGGCCGGTCCGACCCGCTGTCCCAGGACCTGCTCGGGAGCCCCGTACCCGGGCGTGACCGGGATCTGGCCCGTCGTCGTGAGCGTGAGTCCGTGCTCGGGGCGCGCGATGCCGAAGTCGATGATCCGGGGGCCGGTGGAGGTGAGCACGATGTTCGCGGGCTTGAGGTCGCGGTGGACGAGACCGGCCGCGTGGATGTCGTGCAGGGTGCGGGCGAGGTGGGCGGCGAGGGCGCGGACCGCCGGCACGTCCATCGGCCCGTACGCGCGGACGGCCTCGTCGAGCGTCGGACCGGCGAGGAACTCGGCGGCGATCCACGGCCGCCCGCCCTCGGTCTGCGCGCCGAGGACCCGGGCCACGCCGCCGCTGGTGACGGCCCGCGCCATGTCGGCCTCGCGTACGAAGCGCTGGGCGAGGTGCTGGTCGTGGGCGAGCTCGGGCCGCAGGACCTTGACGGCGGCGGGGGCCCCGTCACCGTCCCGGCCGACGTACACCTTGCCCATGCCGCCCTCGCCGAGGACGCCGAGCAGACGGTACGGGCCGAGCCGGAGCGGGTCGCCGGTGGCGAGGGGCTGCGTGGTCACGGGGTGTTCTCCGGATCGGGGGAAACGAGGGATGGGGCGAAGGACGGGGAGGGGGATGGGGACGAAGGACGGGGTGAGGGACGGGGTGAGGGACGGGGTGAGGGACGGGGTGAGGGACGGGGGTGAAGGGCGGGGTGAGGGACGGGGGTGAAGGGCGGGGCCGGGGATCAGGCGAAGGGGATGGCCACGACGGACGTCGCCCCCGCCCCGATGATCCGGGTCCGTTCCTTGTCGACGACGTACCGGGTGGCCTCGGTGGCGAACACCCAGGCCGATCTGTGGGTCGTCACGTCGATCGCGCTCAGCCCGCCCCGCACCGGGGCGTACACGTACTTGTCCCCGACCACGGGGACGGTGAAGTAGGAGGGGGTCAGCTCGCGGTCCGCGGGCCGCTCCGTCCAGTACGGCGTTCCCTTGTCGGCCCCGAGGGCCACGAGCCCCGGGGAGGTCCTGGACTCCTGCGCGTAGACGATGCCGCGTGCGACGGCCGGCAGACCGAAGAACGTGGACCCGGAGCCGTGCTCCCAGGCGCTCTTGCCGTCCGTGAGGCGCAGGGCGCGGAGCCGGTTGCCACCGATGTACACGTGCCGCTCGTCGACCGCGAGCTCGCCGGGCCGGAAGCTCTGGGATTCCTTCAGGGCGATGCGGCGCTGCCAGAGCAGGCGGCCGGTGTTCAGCTCCCGCGCCTGGACGACGAAGTATTTGAGGTCGCCGCTGTTCTTGCCGAGGATCAGCCGGTCGCCGACGACCTTGGAGATCCAGGGGCGGACGCCGTCCCACTCGTACGCCTGGCGCCATGCCTCCTTGCCCGCCCGGAGGTTGACGGCGATCAGGTGCCAGCCCTTCTCGTTCGCGTCCGAATCGATCTCCTTCTTGCCGCGCCGGGAGGCGGCGAAGAGCATTCCGCCGGAGGCGGCGAGGAGTGCGGTGCCCGAGTTCGTGCCGTCGAAGCCCTTGAGGACGATCAGCTTGGCCGCCTCCTTGCCGGTAGCGGGGGCGAGCGTACGGATCTTCAGGGCACCCGGACCTTCGTAGGTGCCGGCCGACGCGTAGAAGTTCGTGCCGTCGCTGACGATCTGGAACGGATCCAGGGCATCGGACCAGAGTTCGAGGCCGTTCTCCGGGTTGAGGGCCCGGAAGGAGACGGTCTCGGCGAAGCCGACGGCATCGCCCGCGAGCAGCTGCACCGTCCGCTGCTCGCGATCGAGGGTCGACCCCTGCCACAGCGCCTTCGGCGATCCGTCGGCCGCAGTCGGGGCAGGGACGGCGGTGGGACCCGTGGGGGTGGGGGTGCCGCCGGTGGCCTGCGGGGTGTCCTCCGACCCCAGCCACGCCCAGAGGCCTCCGCCCGCCGCCGTGACACCGAGCAGGGCTCCGCCGCCCAGGGAGAACAGCCGTCGCCGCGAGAGCGGCGTGCTCGCCACGGTCTCCGCCACCGCCGACTCCGCCGGGGCGGGCAGGCGGCGGGGGGCGTGCAGCCAGATGTCGGTCGCGCGGCGGGCGATGTCGGTGAGGAGCAGCGGCGGGAGGTGGTCGGCGAACTCGCCGTGGCCGTCGTGGAGGTGGTCGACCAGGACGCCGGTCGTGGGGCGGGCCGCCGGGTCCTTGGACAGGCAGGCCGTCAGGAGCGGGAGCAGTGCTTCCGGTACGCCGGTGAGGTCGGGGTCGGCGTAGCGGACGCGGTAGAGGAGGTCGGCGGCGGAGCCCGTACCGAAGGGGCCGTGGCCGGTGGCGGCGAAGACGAGGACGCCGGCGAGCGCGAACACGTCGCCCGCGGGCGGGTGTTCCTGGCCGCTCGCCTGTTCCGGCGACATGAAGGCGGGTGTGCCGGCCGCCGCTCCCGTACGCGTGAGGTGGTCGTCGCCGGCCGCGCGGGCGATACCGAAGTCGATGATCTTCGGGCCGTAGGCGGTGACGAGGACGTTCGAGGGCTTGAGGTCGCGGTGGACCACGTCCGAGGAGTGCAGCTGGGCGAGCGCCCCGGCGAGCGCGGCACCGAGGGCGCGGACGGTCGGCTCGGGGAGCGGGCCGCCGAGCGCCACGGCGTCGTCGAGCGGCGGGCCGAGGACGTACTCGGTGGCCAGCCACGGCGTCTCGGCCAACGGGTCGGCGTCGACGACGGCCGCACCGTGCCGGGCGCCGATGATCCGCGCCGCGTCCGTCTCCAGACGGAAACGGGCACGGAACGCGGGGTCGGTGGCGAGCCGCGCGTGCACGGTCTTCAGCGCGACGGTACGCCCGCCGGGGGTGCGCGCCAGATAGACCGTGCCCATGCCGCCGGAGCCGAGGCGGGCGAGGAGACGGTACGTGGCGACGGCGGCCGGGTCGTCGTGGGTCAGGGGCGACAGCATGGGATGAGGTCCGTCAGGTCCGGGGGCGTATGGAAGGGCGGGCTGTGGCGGGGGGATCAGACCCGGGCCGGCGCGGGGAGTTCCGCGGCGAGGAGTTCCGAGGACTGGCGGGCCAGTGCGGCGACCACCCGGCCCGGCAGCCAGCCCGGGGCGAGGAGGGAACCGGCCGAGTTCAGGACCGTGCCGTGCGTCGAGGGCGGGGCGAGGGCGGTCATCAGGGCGGCGGCCGTGGGCCGGTCGGCCGGGTCGCGGGCCAGACAGGAGGCGAGCACCGGGCGCAGGGCGGGCGGGAGTTCGTCCCGCTCGGGCACGGTGTGCCCGGTGGCGGCGTACGCGAGGACGGCGCCGAGCGCGAAGACGTCACCCGGCGGACGCGGCCGGCCTCCCGAGGCCTGCTCGGGTGCGAGGGCGCCCGGGTCGAGGCCGGGCAGGCCGGTGCGCCGCTCGCCGTCGGCCGAGGCGGCCCGTACCGCGCCGAAGCAGGTCAGCCGGGGGCCGTCCGCGGTGAGCAGGACGGCGGCGGGGGAGACCCCGGCGTGGGTGAGGCCCTGGCCGTGCGCGGCGCCCAGCGCCTCGGCGAGGGCGGCGCCGACGGCCCGGACGGTGGTCTCGGGCAGCGGACCGCCGTGGACGGCGAGGGCGACGGGGAGCGGGAGCGCCGGGACGTAGGGGCTCGCGTACCAGGGGGCCTCGCCGGGGCCGGCCACGCCCGTCACCGGAGCGATCCAGGGTCCGAGGAGGTGACGGGCGGCGCCGGCCTCCACGGCGAACCGGGCGGGATCGGTGCCGGGCAGCGGGGCGCTGAGCAGCACGGTGTGCTCGCCGTCCTCGCTGCGGGCCACGAACCGGCGGCAGGGCAGGGCGGAGTGGGGCGGATCGAGGCGGGTGATCAGCCGGTACGGTCCGATCCGTCGCGCCGATTCCTGCCGCGCGGATTCCTGCTGTGTGCGCGACTGTTCCACCGTTCGTGCCCCCCGTCTTTCGTGCACCCCGTGGTGACGGGGGCGGGACGAGCCTACCGAGAGGCGGGTGGGGAGCTGTGCCCGG is part of the Streptomyces sp. NBC_00250 genome and harbors:
- a CDS encoding serine/threonine protein kinase is translated as MEQSRTQQESARQESARRIGPYRLITRLDPPHSALPCRRFVARSEDGEHTVLLSAPLPGTDPARFAVEAGAARHLLGPWIAPVTGVAGPGEAPWYASPYVPALPLPVALAVHGGPLPETTVRAVGAALAEALGAAHGQGLTHAGVSPAAVLLTADGPRLTCFGAVRAASADGERRTGLPGLDPGALAPEQASGGRPRPPGDVFALGAVLAYAATGHTVPERDELPPALRPVLASCLARDPADRPTAAALMTALAPPSTHGTVLNSAGSLLAPGWLPGRVVAALARQSSELLAAELPAPARV
- a CDS encoding protein kinase domain-containing protein produces the protein MTTQPLATGDPLRLGPYRLLGVLGEGGMGKVYVGRDGDGAPAAVKVLRPELAHDQHLAQRFVREADMARAVTSGGVARVLGAQTEGGRPWIAAEFLAGPTLDEAVRAYGPMDVPAVRALAAHLARTLHDIHAAGLVHRDLKPANIVLTSTGPRIIDFGIARPEHGLTLTTTGQIPVTPGYGAPEQVLGQRVGPASDVFSLGAVLAYAASGRRTFDGAHVSAVQYEVVHGTPDLSLVPPELQELIGPCLAKDPAYRPLPPQVAEAFAPPKGADRAWRKGPLAEDIKRRETATKRLTAPADTVAPSSSPSRRRFLTGAAVGVAVLGTAGGAGAWWLNREKGQSKSPTADVPPAVATPEAAFVSAIDTQQGQVPKPLWGPLDVTAPGGELPLPVRDVVIVQAKMGGLLALSVKDGKERWRAKDVDADAGFVSVADRLVVGVDKEGGLKAFVASTGAPVWQTGSDVDDLLAADDTHVYLVTKDNELRALNAWTLATTWSRPMTSPRSHNGPAKAAVGRKRLVIHGRDGYVAALYTENGETDWYIKGQGTDGQAPAVGENNIAYLGGHSLMARRLDRGDFLWEDEALGAEPGEPGFGSPAVDGEHVIAVAEYGVYRLGTMPQFHSPDSKWSKILDGFGRSADPITPPAVQGTTVWVHGLEDRVEVIHKVSGDLLFTTQMEGAGSYQLAGGGNRVFISRAGQIAAMPVYGV
- a CDS encoding DUF6571 family protein, translated to MLKFDQVLHAHLGSLKEAITGWSETVTKLEKAKEKAETGLQGKAEKADWKGENAGVTQAFVRKTAKEFGDALTEASSIRNILRDAETEFQAAKTELERLVAEAPGKGIRIDQDGVVSYLIHPDRRSKDYDGPKPEQADFEAMRSAIKAAITRADDADDVASRALRTLVGGDKNNFSGTNYDSLKTASKAQDAEDAHAAYELYKKGDEATPEEIDKLNALFKANQKDPYFAEKFALEVGPKGSMEYWADMGDPSDGSRLGVDHRDKLKELQTNWSMTLATATHSTSPEMEQWKADVIKAGTEPIQTRGTSPYGFQVMSNLLRVGDYDDKFLKDYGNGLVVAERKMTHDGALPPGRAWQQMGGQPSHLNWLGGDLGKDPMIGFMEGLGHNPKASTEFFNSDIDLTPENSKDNKKLDPFDYFSKDRQWPEELNDKGNMTKEPGYNALGHALESATTGHPYDAEAEGLKDVRTKENAEVMQKVLERYGSDPKYMHEQPGIDDSLGKMGAAYIDELNRSLETDSDTTMEEKTNSPFGNNDDKGKSRFGPEFDTGLLFNRGDTVNFMGIVSQSESGHATLSAAETLYTTSVLDQVGPKPGTPFDERDLTDARTTLRIGSEAQGIMDESRMAQIDKDYEKDSEEHKKAVGRTTEWVKFGVGAVAAGGVVALTGGAGGVLVPLAAETVGGAVTTFIGMEADDIGEKYEKDEMLKKKSDDLKDEALAMGKENSLRPGIAYANAPGWSEKDRNYLDETLVDYVRDARLHARDNSLPDPYEKK
- a CDS encoding protein kinase domain-containing protein gives rise to the protein MLSPLTHDDPAAVATYRLLARLGSGGMGTVYLARTPGGRTVALKTVHARLATDPAFRARFRLETDAARIIGARHGAAVVDADPLAETPWLATEYVLGPPLDDAVALGGPLPEPTVRALGAALAGALAQLHSSDVVHRDLKPSNVLVTAYGPKIIDFGIARAAGDDHLTRTGAAAGTPAFMSPEQASGQEHPPAGDVFALAGVLVFAATGHGPFGTGSAADLLYRVRYADPDLTGVPEALLPLLTACLSKDPAARPTTGVLVDHLHDGHGEFADHLPPLLLTDIARRATDIWLHAPRRLPAPAESAVAETVASTPLSRRRLFSLGGGALLGVTAAGGGLWAWLGSEDTPQATGGTPTPTGPTAVPAPTAADGSPKALWQGSTLDREQRTVQLLAGDAVGFAETVSFRALNPENGLELWSDALDPFQIVSDGTNFYASAGTYEGPGALKIRTLAPATGKEAAKLIVLKGFDGTNSGTALLAASGGMLFAASRRGKKEIDSDANEKGWHLIAVNLRAGKEAWRQAYEWDGVRPWISKVVGDRLILGKNSGDLKYFVVQARELNTGRLLWQRRIALKESQSFRPGELAVDERHVYIGGNRLRALRLTDGKSAWEHGSGSTFFGLPAVARGIVYAQESRTSPGLVALGADKGTPYWTERPADRELTPSYFTVPVVGDKYVYAPVRGGLSAIDVTTHRSAWVFATEATRYVVDKERTRIIGAGATSVVAIPFA